The sequence below is a genomic window from Ruminococcus albus AD2013.
GTTCCGGAATTCAGCAATGAGATATCAGAAGATCTGAACACATTGAAAAGCACCGCAAAAAGATCGACTTTTCTCGAACAGAAGAATGCTACCGATAATAAAGATGACGTCAGTATGATGATGTCATATTTACTCGGTCCACTCATGATCGACTTTATCATGTACGATAAGATCATATCTGAACTTATTGAAAAAAAGTCGGAATGTATGCGTATATACAAGTTTATCGGTGAGATAGACTGTAGTGTATCAATAGCTTCGTACAGAAAAAGTGCGGCGACATACTGTATTCCTAAAACAGCAGATAATGACAGTTTTTCGTTCGTCGGATTAGTTCATCCTGCTATATCAAATGCGATACCGAATGATATTGAATATGATCGCAATATAATAATCACAGGCTCTAATGCTTCCGGTAAATCCACATTTATCAAATCCACAGCTATAAACCTTATTCTTGGTCAGACCATACATACCTGCACTTCCGAAAGCGCTTCTGTACCCAAATGCGGTGTGATCACATCAATGGCTGTGAGAGATGATATTTTATCAGGCGAAAGCTATTATATCCGTGAAATAAAGTATCTGAAGAGAATGATTGAGCTCTGTCAAGAGGACAGACTGCTGTTTCTTGCAATAGACGAGATACTTAAAGGTACTAACACCAGGGAACGAATAGCAGCTTCAAAAGCGATACTGAATTATTTTACAGATAAACGATGTATGCTCTTGGTGGCGACCCATGATCTGGAACTTGCAAAAGCATTTGATAAGATCTTTGCCAATTACTATTTCTCGGAAGTCATTGACTCGGATGACATCATGTTTGATTACACATTACACAACGGTATCAACGATTCAAGCAATGCTATAAAACTTTTAAGCGCTATAGGTTTTCCGGATGATATAGTTGATAAAGCAAAAGAAGAAATCGCAAAACCGGATATATAGCTAAAAACTGCATCAGTATAGCATTTGTATACAGCCACTGTTATTGTTTTTGTGTGAGTTTTCTATTATATGTTTTCGTTTCATAATATAAGCTTCCGATAATAACTGCGATCACTCCGTCGTATGCAAAATCAATAGAATCTTACAGATTGAAAGGGAAGTATTGCAGATTGAAAAGGAGATAATGGTCTATTGACTTTTGATTATTGTTATGATAAAATAAATGAAGATAACTTAGAGAGCCCTTAATTTCTACTAAAGTAGATATGTTAGTCGCTAACCGATACTGCTCTCTGAGTTTTTTTCTGTTAAGGTATACTATAATTCGACAAATAAACTACTAAAAGGAGTATTCACTCATGGGACTTTCTGCATCCTGCATCTTTGTTCAAAATCCTCAGCAGCTTTCTCCGAAGGAGCTAGCTGATATTCTTCGCAGATACATGACCGCACAGGGCTTTGTGGAAGCAGAGGCATCCGGGGCGAATACTGCTCTCCGACTTCGTTTTTCAGCAAGCGGACAGTGGTTTGCAGTCTCTCCGGAGAAAGAGAATCATACCGCGCTTAAACGCTGCGCAGCAATTGCAGTCGGTGCTTTTCAGGAACCGGTTATCACAGCAGAGCTTGTTGACAGCGATTTTGCGGAGCTCTCGCTTCAAGTAGCGAACCGGAAGAAGTCCTGCCGCATAGCGATCGGCGAGCCTTACGGCGGCAGAACACACAGCGATTATCGGCAGTTTGCCGCACAGTTCCCGAATTGTCTGAACGCGGCGCAACTCAAAGAAATCTGCGAAGGTGACGATGTCTTTGCAGAGGACGGACTTGCTGAACTCGGAAACTGTCTGAATCTGGATATTTCCTTGCTGACAGAGAACGATGATGCAGGATCCGCTGTGCTGTATTTTACAAAGACGCAGGTGCCAGAGATCGAACGCACAGAGCTCTATTCCGGGAATATCCTTAGCATAACTGAAAAGCCGGATCCCGCAGCGTTTGCAAAACGAATTGTGAAAGCTGTGTCATCCGCCTGGGAGCATACCGAAACAGAAACTGGGAAGTATATCCGCATCTTGGAGACCGGCAATAGTCTCCTGCTCTTCAGCAACATGATGTATCCGAAGCTGCTTGCCGCCGTTGTCGGTGCGCCTCTCATTCATATATCCGTCGCGGAGCAGGATATAGAAAAAGCGATTCTCCAACCCTATATATTTGCCAAAGCGCAATGGGGAACACTTCCACGTACCGCACTGCCGGGGCTTCTAGAATCCGCAGAAACAAATGAAGACGCATTCCGCGAAGCTGCAATGAACGGCACTGGCTGCACTACGCTCTTTTTCAACGATCGCCCTTTTCCTCCCGCTCTGATCAGACTATCATTGCGGATGTTGTATGAAACAGAGCAGTTTGCATATTTGTATCAGAATCCAGACAGGCTGACGATGGAGCAGATCATTGAAAAACTAGATGTTATTTTAGCTAAGGTCTATGGACCGAAGACGATCTCGTTTCGTCGTTTGAATATGGATTCTGGTGAATATGAACCGGTTTCGTATGAGTATCCCGGCGGCATTTGCCGCACAGACGAAGCACACGGTGAAGCATATCTGCGCATTTTTGTTAATGAGAACGGCATCGCGCTGACCGGCAATCTTGCACTGCCGGACCATCACAGCTATACAGGCATATTCGGTCAGGACTGTGTGTATCTGAAGATTGATCTTGAAAACTTATTTGCACATTATGAACTGTATGCGCCGGACGGTAGCGAACTGCGTTCAAAGATGATAGACATCAAGGAATATCCGACTTACTGCGAAGAATCCGGTTTTGATCACACACTCTTAGATGCGGTATACGGCAGCGATGCGGTCGTCTGCTGGTACAGTCGGCCGCGTGATACAAACTGATCCAATGGTAATGGTTAAAGGTATTCGTAAAATACAAATATAAGCAAAAAGAGGTCCTACCGAAGTTAAAACGGTGGGACCTTTGTTGTTTAGAAGAATTATTCAGTTCTAGAGGCTGTATCTGATCTGATTCATTTCTCGTAATTTACTTGCCTGTGCAGATTGCATCTGCAAAAATATACAAATAAATCGAATACACGGATTGAATGTGTATTGTTTAAACCCTATCGAGAGTTATTTCGGCTACAGATTTGTAGACTGACGAATACTTCCATCGATTTCCGGACGCCGAGTCGCCAGAAATATAGTGCGAATCAGCCAGCATTATCATGTGAATCTATCATTCGCACCATACTATTCTTAAAGAAATTATTATACTTTACTTATTATAGCATATATTCAGGTATATTTCAAGCTTTATTTTTCTAACAGTATGAAAGATAAGCTTTAAGCATATTATTATTTTTATCAATATATGGATTGTATCTTTGTTGTGTCACGTGTGACACACTTCAATGTCATTATCAGATGTTTTTTTTCAATTATCAATCTACTTTTGAAGATTGATAAGAAATCAGAGTGGTTAGCTTTGAGTTGACCGTGAATTCTTATGAAAAATGGAATTAAATCGGTTGTTTATTGTGCTAGAAATCGTGTTAAAAATTGTTGACAAAATTGGCTATATGTGATATCATATAAGGTGAGTATTTATAGAATTTATGCGTGGTGATAACGAATGGAAGAAAAGTATAATGCTAAAATCATGTCTGGTAATAATCACATTCTCTCTGCTGTTTCGTTTCACTGCTCATGCGGCAGTTTCTTTGGCGGTTACGTTGAAGTGACTATCAAAAAAGAGAACGATCATGCCGTACTGACGGTTAGTCCTTCTCTACTTCGTGAGGGCAAGGTTGAAGACATAACAAAAGAGATAAGGATAGGCGAATGGAATGAATTCATCAGCGATGTATTCTTAAAGTACCGTATAGATGATTGGCATAAGGAATATATTAATCGTGATATTGATGACGGAACACAATGGTCTGTAAAGATCACACTTGATAACGGCAGCGCACTTGAACACTACGGCAGCAACGATTTTCCTCCAAATTGGAGGAGTTTTGTCAAGTACATCAATAACCTGATCGCTTTTTCAGGCGTGACATTCTAATACTAAGAAAGGAACTTCTATGGATAAGGAACAGTATATAAAATTCTCCGATGCTCAGATCGGCAGCACGATCAACCGTCCTGTATTGGTGTCTGCAATTGAGGAAAATACCGCACGAAACGGCAATAAATTTGTGAGAGTAACGCTGAAAGACGGCTTTACAGAAGTCACGGCTATGATGTTCGATACCTCGGAAGAGAGCCTTGCGTCTCTCGGTATCAGGCAGGACACGATAGCTGATGCAGAGATTTCTGTTTCCGAGTATCAGGGCTCAAAGAGCTTCAAAATAGTGCAGATTAGACCGACAGCAGACAGTACACTCACGGTCAATGATTTCACTAAGCTCCCACCCGTGGACTTAAACCTGATGTATACCGAAATATGTAGTCTGATCGAAAGCTCTGCAAACGACTATGACGGCAAATATACGCCGTTGTCCGATCTTACATTAAAGATACTGACAAAGTATAAGGATAGTTTCATGACTTCCTCGGCTGCTATAACTATGCATCATAATCTCAGGGGTGGTTTGCTGTACCACTCTTATCGTATGGTCAAGGCTGCCGATGCACTCTGCGGAGTATATACGAACCTTGACCGAGAGCTTCTTCTCTGTGGTACAGCCCTGCACGATATAGGCAAGGTATGGGAATATAAGACCTCGATCAGCGGTGATGCTGAGTTTACGGCAAGCGGAGTGCTGTTAGGTCACTTGTATATGGGAGCTTCGCTTATCAAAGGATTTGCGTCGGATGGCAACTACAATAAAGAAAAAGTTCAGCTTTTGATCCACATGATACTTTCGCACCACGGTACGCAGGAGTGGGGAACAGTATCCTGTCCGGCTATTCCCGAAGCATTTGTTTTGCACTACATCGACAACATCGATGCGAAGATGTATATGTGTGAAGAGCATTATGAGAAGTTAGATCTGGGAGAAATCACAGAAAAGAAGCCGTTTGGACTAGACAATCGCCTATATAAGCCCAATTACTAAAACAAGAATGTAAAATGGCCTTTCATCAAAGTGCAATATTATAAATGGATAATTTGTGTGTAATACCAAATATATCTGTAAATAAGCAGGATACGTACAGATTCATTGACAATTACAAGTACATGGTATATAATAAAAATATATTATATCACAAAGGCAAAATTGCTGAAAGGCAGTGACGCAAAGCTAAGGGTCTAAGCTCGAAGAGTATGACAGCCGGTTGCATAGATTTTTGGTTTATAGCTGATTAAGGCAATGCTTTTGGCGTTGCCTTTTATTTTTATTAAAGGAGTGATCAACTATGGTAAAAACAGAATTAAGCTATAATCCATACTTAATGGAAACAGTAGTGAAATTCAATGATCAGCCACCTAAAATAAATAGTATTATAGAAAAATATCGTGATAAAAAACTTCAGGAATGGGTCGATTTACTCCCTCAGGTATTTCGTGATGAGATGAACGGTTATGGATTTGATTTTTATTTTTCAGGTACAGAGTCGGATTACGAACTAATAAAATCTTCATTTAAAAAAGCTGGGGTAACAGATAACGAAGTCGCATTCTTTTATAAAAACGAGCTTGAAGAACCAGTTATAAAAAACAAACGTATTTATGATGTTTTTTCATGGTTGGATGCGCATCCTAATCGTAGATTTGATTATAAGGCTTTTAAAGATGATAATAAAGAGATACTCGATAGTCCATATTCCTTCATAACGATAAATGGAAACAAAATATCCTCTATTTCACTTTGTGACGAGAAAATAGATATTGAAAATATAGATAATGTTAATGAGCTGACAACCACAGATCTTACGAATACACCAATAGTAATGTTTATAGATTCTCACGATCTAAATCGCAACAAAAGAGAACTAAGATCAATAATATGCCGTGATGATATAAGCAGCAGACAACTCTTTTTCTGCATTAGTGCTGAATTAAACAGACCTCAGATCGAAAGGATAATCTCTGATCTTGGGATACATACCCCAAATATCATAAATGATGTTAATGATGCGGTCATAAGCGATTATTTTGAAGTATATCCGCTTACTGAATACATTACAAAAGTTCTTGGAATTTTAAAAGGTACTATCAGTAAGTTACAGGCGGATGTAGATGAGGAGAATGAAAAGAGTAAGATAGTAAATTCAGGTATACATAGGAAGATCGATTCACTTGAAAACGATATAAATACTCTAAAAAACGCTGATGATCTTTTCAATCAGCGTGATAATCTGATCATACCTACGGAATATGTATCTTCAATAAAATCATTTTTCTTCAAAATTTCCGAGTGGAGAAAGAAAAAGACAAAGACTACTAATATGGATGAAGCAATTGCAATGGCTACAGAATTTAATACGATGCTTGATAAATTTTATTCTGAATTTGTAGCGGAAATAGATAGTGCTTCTGTGGCAAAAAGCGCAGAGATCGATCAACTATTCGGAAAATGGTTTTCTGATACAAAAATGGATCCGGATTTTGAACCAACTGTGGATTTCAATTACGAAGCAAAGGAGTATATTACTCCATCACTTACAGAAAAGTTTATGGATATCAAAACAGAACAATATATAGTTCGCAAGGCATCACTTTTCGATAGGTTGAAAAACAATGCTGATGCTAATAATGATAAGGTAATGGAAGTAACATATACATATGAAGCGTGGAGAACACTAGCAGTGGAAGAATACGGTCCTATTTGTCAGAGAGTTATCGATAACTGGACAGAAACACTTACAAAGTATTATGCTGTTCTTGCAAATGTTTATCATAATCGTATACACCAGATAATAAAACAAAAAACTGAAGAAAAGCAGATCGTCTCAAAACAGCTTTCGCAAGATGAACAGCTTTTGCAGAATGATATGGATTGGCTTTCTCAGATAAATGATAAACTTCATCTGATCGAAAGGGGGTAAACAAAGATGGACGAAATAACTACATATAACTCTGGTGTGATGACATCGACCGAAGAAATGACGATAGATAATCGTCTTGAGATAATAGATGAGGGTATAAGAAAAAAATATCTGGCACGACTTAATGAAATGGAGATCGCTCCGGTTGGAGATCTACCTTCTCTTGAAAATGAACTAATAAATAATATTCGTATTTATAGAATCACAGAGATGGTTTATCGTAAGGGCGAGTCTGTTACTAATAAATTTACTACGGTCTTTAATACATTGTCTACATATAACGCTTCTGTTTTCATAATAATCGATTCTGATGGTAATGAAACTAATTTTTATCTTGGGGTCAGGAGCAATACATTAGATGATGATCCTGAAAAGCGTTCAATGGTGACGCTTGGTGATACACTAAAAAATACACTTATCGGAAATTTTCCCGGAGTTAAAATAGTTAGCGAAGACAGGACGAGCATTGGAAAACTGTCAAGTAAAATATTAGATCAGAACAATATTGCATCGGTAAGTGTTGTTGGAAACTGTAAAAATACGGAACAGGCAAATGAACAGTTTGTTCAGGGCTTGGAAAAACTGGCTCTTGCAATGTATGGCAGACAATACACAGGTATTATAATCGCACAAAATCAGTCTCCGCAGACGGTTCAGATGCTGAGAAAAAGTTATCAGGATCTGTATACCAAGCTGTCTCCGTTGGCAAGAGTTCAGTATACTGACAGTACAACTGATTCATCTTCACATTCCAGATCTTTTGCTGAAATGAACGGAAAACAGAAGGCTGCTATGATAACGGGTGCTGTATTATCTATTGCCGGCGTTGTAGGTGGTGCCATAGGTGGAGCTGCAGCTATTGGAAAGGCAGGAGGATTGAGTACAGGAGCCATGTTTGGCGGACAGATCTCAGGTCAGCTTAATGGTTTTATCAACTCCCTTGCTCCGAATGAACAGGTAACGACTACAACATCAAACTCGGTTATGTCCACAACAGAGAATAAGACAGTCGTTGATCTTATGGCGCTTATCGATGAAAATCTTAAAAGAACTGATGAATTTGACAGCTACGGTATGTGGGATACAGCAGGTTATTTTATCTCGGACGATATGTCAGCTGCTGAAATTGCTGCCAGCAATTATCGGTCACTTATGAATGGTGAAAAATCAGGAAGAGAAGTTTCAGCTATAAATTCGTGGAGAAGAAATAATCCGCAGACTGTGGGGAATTTTTCAGATCTGACGATGTACCTTTCCAGATTTATGCATCCTCGCTTTGTGTATGGAGGAAATGTGCTTGTGAATGCTGCTACATCGGTCAGTGGAAAGGATCTTGGCTTACACCTTGGACTTCCGAGGACTACGGTTCCCGGACTACCGGTAATTGAACACGCTGAATTCGGCAAAGAAGTTAATTCATATAGGTTATTTTCAAAAAGTGAAGAAGATCAATCTGATGATACGATGTTACTTGGCAGAGTATTTGATCTCGGACAGATAACAGAGAAAAAAGTTGAGCTCGATAACAGAAGCCTTAATATGCATACATTCATTACCGGTTCTACCGGTTCTGGAAAAAGCAATGCCGTCTATCAAATGCTGGCAGAGCTTCATCAGGATGAAATCCCTTTCCTTGTTATCGAACCTGCTAAAGGTGAATACAAAGATGTTTTTGGAAACTGGGATGATGTGAATGTGTATTCTACTAATCCTAAAATATCCGATCTGATAAATCTTAATCCTTTCCGATTTCCTGAATCTATCCATGTACTAGAGCATGTTGACGGTCTGGTGGAAATATTCGGAGTATGCTGGCCGATGTATGATGCAATGCCTGCGTTTTTTAAGGATGCTATACTTCGCTCCTACGAAGCTGTAGGTTGGGATCTTGGCTCTTCAACTTTTGAAGGAGATGTGGCAGAATATCCGGACTTTGAAATTCTTTCCGAACAGCTCGGAATGTTAATAGATAATTCTGATTATGCTTCTGATATAAAATCTAATTACAGAGGTGCGTTACTGACAAGAGTAAAATCGCTTACGGTAGGATTAAACAAATATATTTTCACGACAGATCAGACCCCGTATTATAAACTGTTTGATAATAACTGTATAATAGACATATCAAGAGTGAAATCAACTGAAACAAAAGCACTTCTCATGGGACTGATCGTATATATCCTGAATGAATATCGTGTTGACAGGAAAACAGAAAATAATAACGGACTTAAGCACATAACTGTCCTAGAAGAAGCACACAACTTACTTAAAAATACGGGTAATGGCGGTTCATCAGAATTGATCGGAAAATCCGTTGAAATGCTTACAAACACTATAGCTGAAATAAGAACCTATGGTGAAGGCTTTATAATCGTTGATCAGTCGCCTTCATCGGTAGATATTGCAGCCATAAAGAATACAAACACAAAGATAGTTCTGAGAACACCGGAAGCAAATGACAGGGAAGCCGTTGGACGCTCTGTCGGATTGACCGAGGATCAGGTAAATGAGATAGCGAAACTTCCCAGTGGTGTTGCTGTGGTATATCAAAATGACTGGATTAATCCTGTGCTTACTATGATAAATAAAGCAAACATCATCGATTCGCCGTATGTATACAAATCCAGAACAGAGATAAAGCCGATCAAAGAAGCACGTTCAGAATTGATATGTATGCTTATGCAGCCGTGGATAAAGAGAAAGAAGATAGAAGAAAGTAGCCTGCGGGCAGCATTAAAGGTGCTTAATATATCTCGTGATATCAAAAACAGAATATCTTCTCTGATAGAAGAGTATGACCTTTATGGTGGTATTATGGTATGGAAAACTCAGGATATACCTATACTGAAAAAATTTGTACAGGCTGTAATAGAT
It includes:
- a CDS encoding MutS-related protein, yielding MEYLILISLMIVTAIVITIVQDKKRQKRILYYIRSSFGVPRDDTEEQFYRLGNIETLYLMDKKSISEHEIVDDITWEDLSMDNIFALVNHTDSYIGEQCLYSKLHDLSKTESDLKQLEEKISFFDTNEDKRFEVREKLYFLGKSYVNYDMPILIENISKHKLKNSKFYYALSYLLMISIAAAIIIRKPVFIGMCIAVYLINMIIHTIKKEKMDIKVKSVFNLGKMLNTSFSLAELVPEFSNEISEDLNTLKSTAKRSTFLEQKNATDNKDDVSMMMSYLLGPLMIDFIMYDKIISELIEKKSECMRIYKFIGEIDCSVSIASYRKSAATYCIPKTADNDSFSFVGLVHPAISNAIPNDIEYDRNIIITGSNASGKSTFIKSTAINLILGQTIHTCTSESASVPKCGVITSMAVRDDILSGESYYIREIKYLKRMIELCQEDRLLFLAIDEILKGTNTRERIAASKAILNYFTDKRCMLLVATHDLELAKAFDKIFANYYFSEVIDSDDIMFDYTLHNGINDSSNAIKLLSAIGFPDDIVDKAKEEIAKPDI
- a CDS encoding 3'-5' exoribonuclease YhaM family protein; the protein is MDKEQYIKFSDAQIGSTINRPVLVSAIEENTARNGNKFVRVTLKDGFTEVTAMMFDTSEESLASLGIRQDTIADAEISVSEYQGSKSFKIVQIRPTADSTLTVNDFTKLPPVDLNLMYTEICSLIESSANDYDGKYTPLSDLTLKILTKYKDSFMTSSAAITMHHNLRGGLLYHSYRMVKAADALCGVYTNLDRELLLCGTALHDIGKVWEYKTSISGDAEFTASGVLLGHLYMGASLIKGFASDGNYNKEKVQLLIHMILSHHGTQEWGTVSCPAIPEAFVLHYIDNIDAKMYMCEEHYEKLDLGEITEKKPFGLDNRLYKPNY
- a CDS encoding ATP-binding protein, which translates into the protein MDEITTYNSGVMTSTEEMTIDNRLEIIDEGIRKKYLARLNEMEIAPVGDLPSLENELINNIRIYRITEMVYRKGESVTNKFTTVFNTLSTYNASVFIIIDSDGNETNFYLGVRSNTLDDDPEKRSMVTLGDTLKNTLIGNFPGVKIVSEDRTSIGKLSSKILDQNNIASVSVVGNCKNTEQANEQFVQGLEKLALAMYGRQYTGIIIAQNQSPQTVQMLRKSYQDLYTKLSPLARVQYTDSTTDSSSHSRSFAEMNGKQKAAMITGAVLSIAGVVGGAIGGAAAIGKAGGLSTGAMFGGQISGQLNGFINSLAPNEQVTTTTSNSVMSTTENKTVVDLMALIDENLKRTDEFDSYGMWDTAGYFISDDMSAAEIAASNYRSLMNGEKSGREVSAINSWRRNNPQTVGNFSDLTMYLSRFMHPRFVYGGNVLVNAATSVSGKDLGLHLGLPRTTVPGLPVIEHAEFGKEVNSYRLFSKSEEDQSDDTMLLGRVFDLGQITEKKVELDNRSLNMHTFITGSTGSGKSNAVYQMLAELHQDEIPFLVIEPAKGEYKDVFGNWDDVNVYSTNPKISDLINLNPFRFPESIHVLEHVDGLVEIFGVCWPMYDAMPAFFKDAILRSYEAVGWDLGSSTFEGDVAEYPDFEILSEQLGMLIDNSDYASDIKSNYRGALLTRVKSLTVGLNKYIFTTDQTPYYKLFDNNCIIDISRVKSTETKALLMGLIVYILNEYRVDRKTENNNGLKHITVLEEAHNLLKNTGNGGSSELIGKSVEMLTNTIAEIRTYGEGFIIVDQSPSSVDIAAIKNTNTKIVLRTPEANDREAVGRSVGLTEDQVNEIAKLPSGVAVVYQNDWINPVLTMINKANIIDSPYVYKSRTEIKPIKEARSELICMLMQPWIKRKKIEESSLRAALKVLNISRDIKNRISSLIEEYDLYGGIMVWKTQDIPILKKFVQAVIDIDDKTFMRIEGSKELKALVKNKLKRFSDDEYDSICYILTAKGEI